The following are encoded together in the Tripterygium wilfordii isolate XIE 37 chromosome 3, ASM1340144v1, whole genome shotgun sequence genome:
- the LOC119988111 gene encoding uncharacterized protein LOC119988111 isoform X1 yields MRGFWRELEAFLPADSHIATHVAFWDMRHMYEFMMALRPEFGSLVGQLIHRDPSPSLEIAVAELVAEETRLHLLGGVRPPPAPSSFSGVLAAAPSGISTAPSPSSGRSSCTHCLRPGHTVADCWKLHPERRVGPRGRGRRASTPIVAVVTPALPSPASAMSPIDIQQFQQFQQYQQRLEQMTAPTSTGSTPAPSAFSATGSVYQPGDWQWS; encoded by the exons ATGCGTGGTTTTTGGCGTGAGTTGGAGGCCTTTCTCCCTGCTGACAGTCATATTGCTACTCATGTGGCCTTTTGGGATATGCGTCATATGTATGAGTTTATGATGGCTCTCCGCCCTGAGTTTGGTTCTCTAGTTGGTCAGCTTATACATCGTGACCCATCTCCCAGTCTTGAGATTGCAGTTGCTGAGTTGGTTGCAGAGGAGACTCGTCTGCACCTGCTAGGTGGTGTTAGGCCACCTCCCGCACCCTCTAGTTTCTCTGGTGTTCTTGCTGCGGCACCCTCTGGTATTTCCACAGCTCCTTCACCTTCATCTGGTCGTTCTTCTTGCACTCATTGCCTGCGGCCAGGTCATACTGTGGCTGACTGTTGGAAGCTTCACCCCGAGCGTCGTGTTGGACCTCGTGGTCGTGGTCGCCGTGCCTCCACTCCTATTGTTGCGGTTGTTACTCCTGCACTTCCTTCTCCTGCTTCTGCTATGTCTCCTATTGATATTCAACAGTTTCAACAGTTCCAGCAGTATCAGCAGCGTCTTGAGCAGATGACTGCTCCCACCAGCACTGGTAGCACTCCAGCACCCTCTGCTTTCTCAGCCACTG GATCCGTCTACCAGCCGGGTGATTGGCAGTGGTCGTAG
- the LOC119988111 gene encoding uncharacterized protein LOC119988111 isoform X2, producing the protein MRGFWRELEAFLPADSHIATHVAFWDMRHMYEFMMALRPEFGSLVGQLIHRDPSPSLEIAVAELVAEETRLHLLGGVRPPPAPSSFSGVLAAAPSGISTAPSPSSGRSSCTHCLRPGHTVADCWKLHPERRVGPRGRGRRASTPIVAVVTPALPSPASAMSPIDIQQFQQFQQYQQRLEQMTAPTSTGSVYQPGDWQWS; encoded by the exons ATGCGTGGTTTTTGGCGTGAGTTGGAGGCCTTTCTCCCTGCTGACAGTCATATTGCTACTCATGTGGCCTTTTGGGATATGCGTCATATGTATGAGTTTATGATGGCTCTCCGCCCTGAGTTTGGTTCTCTAGTTGGTCAGCTTATACATCGTGACCCATCTCCCAGTCTTGAGATTGCAGTTGCTGAGTTGGTTGCAGAGGAGACTCGTCTGCACCTGCTAGGTGGTGTTAGGCCACCTCCCGCACCCTCTAGTTTCTCTGGTGTTCTTGCTGCGGCACCCTCTGGTATTTCCACAGCTCCTTCACCTTCATCTGGTCGTTCTTCTTGCACTCATTGCCTGCGGCCAGGTCATACTGTGGCTGACTGTTGGAAGCTTCACCCCGAGCGTCGTGTTGGACCTCGTGGTCGTGGTCGCCGTGCCTCCACTCCTATTGTTGCGGTTGTTACTCCTGCACTTCCTTCTCCTGCTTCTGCTATGTCTCCTATTGATATTCAACAGTTTCAACAGTTCCAGCAGTATCAGCAGCGTCTTGAGCAGATGACTGCTCCCACCAGCACTG GATCCGTCTACCAGCCGGGTGATTGGCAGTGGTCGTAG